In one Neobacillus sp. CF12 genomic region, the following are encoded:
- a CDS encoding carbohydrate ABC transporter permease: MEQVIKPSVEQVIKPSRKLRKFSIGRFLTMLMLAAFAIAILYPLLWMVISSMKSYNEIFNDVWGLPSTWIVENYSVAWSKGISGYFMNSLFVTSVSIIAVLIIGSMAAFVLARYKTRWIDIALIFTIGGMMMNPQVALIPLFNILTNLDLINTHWALILTYIAYRLPLTILLLRGYFLSIPKELEESAIIDGCTEFGIYRRIYLPMSVPILLTTIVLTAFFAWNEFLFATVFIDSETLKTIPSGLMNFRDALRTDWGVLLAGMVLASLPMIALLIFLQKYLVQGLSEGSVKG, translated from the coding sequence ATGGAGCAGGTAATAAAACCATCTGTGGAGCAGGTAATAAAACCATCTCGGAAACTACGAAAGTTTAGTATCGGCCGATTTCTCACCATGCTAATGTTGGCGGCTTTTGCAATCGCCATCCTTTATCCGCTTCTTTGGATGGTTATCTCTTCGATGAAGAGCTATAATGAGATCTTCAATGATGTCTGGGGCTTACCTAGTACTTGGATTGTTGAAAACTACTCCGTGGCTTGGTCAAAAGGTATATCCGGCTATTTTATGAATAGTTTGTTCGTTACAAGTGTATCCATTATTGCGGTTCTGATTATTGGCTCGATGGCAGCATTTGTACTGGCCAGATATAAGACAAGATGGATTGACATTGCTCTGATTTTTACCATCGGCGGAATGATGATGAATCCACAGGTTGCCTTAATTCCATTGTTTAATATCCTTACGAATCTAGATTTAATCAATACCCATTGGGCGTTAATTTTAACCTATATCGCTTATCGATTGCCATTAACGATTTTGCTTTTGAGAGGGTATTTTCTAAGTATTCCAAAAGAACTGGAAGAGTCAGCCATTATTGATGGATGTACGGAATTCGGTATCTATCGAAGAATCTATTTGCCGATGTCGGTGCCAATTTTGTTGACAACGATTGTATTGACTGCATTCTTTGCATGGAATGAGTTCTTATTTGCTACAGTCTTTATTGATTCCGAAACATTGAAAACAATTCCATCAGGATTAATGAATTTTAGAGATGCCTTACGGACAGATTGGGGCGTACTCCTTGCGGGGATGGTACTCGCTTCGCTGCCAATGATTGCGTTGTTAATCTTCTTGCAAAAGTATCTAGTTCAAGGACTATCTGAAGGTTCTGTAAAAGGTTAA
- a CDS encoding sugar ABC transporter permease, which produces MQRRKFNIIPVLFLLPSIALLLVFVYIPLIQNFYNSFFDFSVFSQTKTFVGLENFRNLLADKAVNVALLNNVKYAIISVILQVGFALVLAYILEDKLFQRVAPFLRVVYFMPVMISISVVALLFGFVYNPQMGLLNSFLELIGLENLKEVWLGNSETAIYSVIAMSQWHSIGFVTLLFIVAIQKIPKELYEAADIDGAGKIRKFFSITVPQVREAIFVNTLITITGSMLVFNEPYILTNGGPGFSSTVMSVHMYQTGFVKDNMGYASTLAVIIFVLTAVLALIQIKLSRTGKDD; this is translated from the coding sequence ATGCAAAGAAGGAAATTTAATATTATCCCTGTACTATTCTTATTGCCGAGCATCGCCTTGCTGCTCGTATTTGTCTATATTCCACTTATACAAAATTTTTATAATAGCTTTTTTGATTTTTCAGTTTTCTCTCAAACAAAAACGTTTGTTGGTTTGGAAAATTTCAGAAACCTATTAGCCGATAAAGCAGTAAATGTTGCACTTCTCAATAACGTTAAGTACGCAATCATTTCTGTAATTTTACAAGTTGGATTTGCTTTAGTGTTAGCTTATATATTGGAAGATAAATTATTTCAAAGAGTAGCCCCTTTCCTTAGGGTCGTTTACTTTATGCCAGTTATGATTTCCATTTCTGTTGTAGCTTTACTTTTTGGGTTTGTTTACAACCCGCAAATGGGACTTTTAAATAGTTTCCTTGAATTAATTGGTTTGGAAAACCTGAAAGAAGTATGGCTAGGCAATTCTGAGACAGCCATTTATTCCGTCATTGCAATGTCACAATGGCATAGTATTGGGTTTGTTACCCTTTTATTTATTGTTGCGATTCAGAAAATTCCGAAAGAGCTTTACGAAGCTGCTGATATAGATGGAGCTGGAAAAATAAGAAAGTTTTTTAGCATTACAGTACCACAGGTAAGAGAAGCTATATTTGTAAACACGTTGATTACGATCACTGGATCTATGCTCGTTTTCAACGAACCTTATATTCTAACGAATGGCGGACCAGGTTTTAGTTCAACAGTTATGTCTGTACATATGTATCAGACTGGATTTGTGAAAGATAACATGGGCTATGCCTCCACACTTGCGGTTATTATATTTGTTTTAACAGCGGTGCTGGCACTAATTCAAATAAAACTGTCTCGCACGGGAAAGGATGATTAA
- a CDS encoding ABC transporter substrate-binding protein yields MKRFLAIFMTVLLLALTACSSSAGNEEKNSTDKDVVEIDFFHRWPNEPRKSFYDQKIKEFEDANPGVKINVNSVLNDSYKEKIRVLVSNDDLPDIFSSWSDSFAENLVSSDRIMELDSILAEDSEWAGKLIESQFAGFTFDEKKYGVPFTVDGKAFFYNKEAFKKNNLEVPKTYKEFIAVLDDLQDAGYETPLVEGLTNAWAISHYMGTIFQRVVDPAVTAKDYNVETGEFTDPGYIQGLEIFKELTDYMGDLSTAIDHEAARNMFASGEAPIVYMQFAEVKMVEDQGMTDFGFFDFPEIEGGKGDSKALTGAPEGWMLSKNAPKEAVEFLKFLTSEETAYDFTKTDGQLNAVQGAVDEGNTSPARLEAYELVTKASATTPWFDNAVNINIADIFMRGGQTLANEQTTPEEIMKEVQAEAKRLKK; encoded by the coding sequence ATGAAAAGATTTTTAGCAATTTTCATGACAGTTCTTTTATTAGCATTAACAGCTTGTTCCTCCTCAGCAGGAAACGAAGAAAAAAATTCAACGGATAAAGATGTCGTGGAAATCGATTTCTTCCATAGATGGCCGAATGAACCACGGAAATCTTTCTATGATCAGAAAATCAAAGAATTTGAAGACGCTAATCCAGGTGTTAAAATTAATGTCAATTCTGTTTTAAACGATTCTTACAAAGAGAAAATTAGAGTACTCGTTTCTAACGACGATCTTCCAGATATTTTCTCTTCTTGGTCTGACTCATTTGCTGAAAACCTTGTATCATCAGATCGTATTATGGAGCTAGATAGTATTTTAGCAGAGGACTCTGAGTGGGCAGGAAAATTAATTGAGTCTCAGTTTGCAGGTTTTACATTTGATGAAAAGAAGTATGGAGTACCATTTACGGTTGACGGAAAGGCATTCTTCTATAATAAGGAAGCCTTCAAGAAAAATAATCTTGAAGTTCCTAAAACCTATAAAGAATTTATCGCAGTTCTAGATGATTTACAGGATGCTGGTTATGAAACGCCGTTAGTAGAAGGTTTAACCAATGCGTGGGCGATTTCACATTATATGGGAACTATTTTCCAAAGGGTTGTTGATCCTGCTGTAACAGCAAAAGATTATAATGTCGAAACAGGTGAGTTTACAGATCCAGGTTATATTCAAGGATTAGAAATCTTCAAGGAACTTACTGATTACATGGGAGATCTCTCAACTGCAATTGACCACGAGGCTGCAAGAAATATGTTCGCTAGTGGTGAAGCACCAATTGTTTACATGCAGTTTGCTGAAGTTAAAATGGTAGAAGATCAAGGTATGACAGATTTCGGATTCTTTGACTTCCCTGAAATCGAGGGCGGTAAAGGTGATTCTAAGGCACTTACTGGTGCACCAGAAGGATGGATGTTAAGTAAAAATGCACCAAAAGAAGCAGTTGAATTCTTGAAGTTCTTAACATCTGAAGAAACAGCTTACGATTTCACAAAAACAGATGGACAATTGAATGCCGTACAGGGTGCTGTTGATGAAGGCAATACTTCACCTGCCAGATTAGAAGCGTATGAGCTTGTAACAAAAGCTTCTGCAACTACACCATGGTTTGATAATGCTGTTAATATCAATATTGCCGATATCTTCATGAGGGGCGGACAAACATTAGCAAATGAGCAAACGACTCCTGAAGAAATTATGAAGGAAGTACAAGCTGAAGCAAAACGTTTGAAAAAGTAG
- a CDS encoding PfkB family carbohydrate kinase, whose amino-acid sequence MSTLKIIAIGDNVVDCYLDQGKYYPGGNCVNVAVNCKRSGAEDVSYIGIFATDDKADHLKSVLEMEGIPFQRSRVAEGISGQPRVNLTEDGDRVFVGGPKNTVQHILKLKLTSEDYEYIKEFDVAHTSCYSSMEEELSGLAQHVNVSYDFSDKYTAGQLEKVCPYIKHGFFSGAHLSDDELENLVANLGKYNLETIGITRGSKPAIFLHLGKRYSQEVFETEIVDTMGAGDSFIAGFLTAFYKQKDMKEALVFAAERASITCGFYGGFGYPKDLE is encoded by the coding sequence ATGAGCACGTTGAAAATTATTGCAATTGGAGATAATGTGGTAGATTGTTATTTGGATCAGGGGAAGTATTATCCTGGCGGTAACTGTGTTAATGTCGCTGTAAATTGTAAGCGTTCAGGAGCGGAAGATGTCAGTTATATTGGGATTTTTGCCACAGACGATAAGGCAGACCATTTGAAAAGCGTTCTTGAGATGGAAGGTATTCCTTTTCAACGTTCACGTGTGGCAGAAGGAATTAGTGGACAACCCCGCGTAAATCTTACCGAGGATGGCGATCGTGTATTTGTAGGCGGACCAAAGAATACGGTTCAACATATCTTAAAGTTAAAACTTACCTCTGAGGACTATGAATATATTAAAGAGTTTGATGTTGCTCATACTAGCTGCTATAGTTCAATGGAAGAAGAACTTTCAGGCTTGGCGCAGCATGTTAACGTATCCTACGATTTTTCGGATAAGTATACTGCCGGGCAGCTTGAGAAAGTTTGCCCTTATATCAAACATGGTTTTTTCTCAGGTGCTCATTTAAGTGATGATGAACTGGAGAATTTAGTAGCGAATCTAGGGAAATATAATTTGGAAACGATTGGTATTACCAGAGGTTCCAAACCTGCTATTTTTCTCCACCTGGGAAAAAGGTATAGTCAAGAAGTGTTTGAAACCGAAATCGTTGATACAATGGGAGCAGGCGATAGTTTTATCGCTGGTTTTTTAACAGCCTTCTACAAGCAAAAAGACATGAAGGAAGCCTTAGTCTTTGCCGCTGAACGAGCTAGCATTACTTGCGGGTTTTATGGCGGATTCGGCTACCCGAAGGATTTAGAATAG
- a CDS encoding F0F1 ATP synthase subunit epsilon, translating into MKTIKVSIVTPNGPVYESDVEMVITKAQSGELGILPGHIPMVAPLAVGAVRLKHAGSKQEDLVAVSGGILEVRPEQVTILAQAAEKAEDIDVERAQKAKERAEQRMREQKAEDIDFRRAELALQRAINRLTVTGKQ; encoded by the coding sequence ATGAAGACGATTAAAGTCAGTATTGTTACTCCCAATGGCCCGGTGTATGAGTCCGATGTGGAAATGGTTATTACGAAGGCTCAAAGTGGTGAATTAGGTATTTTACCTGGACATATTCCAATGGTTGCTCCTCTTGCTGTTGGCGCTGTGCGCCTTAAGCATGCTGGAAGTAAACAAGAGGATCTTGTTGCTGTCAGTGGCGGTATTCTTGAAGTCCGTCCCGAACAAGTAACGATTCTAGCCCAAGCAGCTGAAAAAGCAGAGGATATCGACGTTGAACGTGCACAAAAAGCAAAAGAACGTGCCGAGCAGCGTATGAGAGAGCAGAAAGCGGAAGACATCGACTTCCGTCGTGCTGAACTAGCCCTGCAGCGTGCCATCAACCGACTAACGGTTACAGGAAAACAATAA
- a CDS encoding NADH-quinone oxidoreductase subunit B has translation MDLKLDDLSPEEMKELERNVFFATLEQIKAWARSNSLWPMTFGLACCAIEMMGTGGANYDLDRFGTIFRTSPRQSDCMIVSGTVTKKMAPIVRRLYDQMPEPKWVIAMGSCATAGGPYVKSYSVVKGVDQIVPVDVYIPGCPPNPAALIYGINKLKEKIRYEAKTGKKVI, from the coding sequence ATGGACTTAAAACTAGATGACCTTTCACCAGAGGAAATGAAAGAACTAGAAAGAAATGTGTTTTTTGCGACGCTGGAGCAAATTAAAGCATGGGCACGCAGTAATTCGTTGTGGCCGATGACATTTGGTCTGGCTTGTTGTGCGATTGAGATGATGGGTACGGGTGGAGCCAACTATGACCTTGACCGCTTTGGGACCATTTTCCGGACGTCGCCAAGGCAATCGGATTGTATGATTGTGTCTGGTACGGTTACGAAGAAGATGGCGCCGATTGTTCGTCGTTTGTATGATCAAATGCCAGAGCCGAAATGGGTTATTGCGATGGGGTCTTGCGCAACTGCAGGAGGTCCTTATGTGAAATCGTATTCAGTTGTGAAGGGTGTCGATCAAATCGTCCCTGTTGATGTTTATATCCCTGGATGCCCACCAAACCCGGCCGCATTAATTTATGGAATTAATAAATTAAAGGAAAAGATTCGCTATGAGGCGAAGACTGGGAAGAAGGTGATCTAA
- a CDS encoding NADH-quinone oxidoreductase subunit A, translating to MELLNLYQNNYLIVLVFLCLGVLLPLVALYLGKLLRPHKPSVEKYTTYESGIDPFHDSRVQFNVRYYIFALMFVIFDVETVFLYPWAVAYDKLGVFALIEMLIFVIMLLIGLIYAWKKKVLRWT from the coding sequence TTGGAACTTTTGAATTTATATCAGAATAATTATCTGATTGTTTTGGTGTTCCTTTGTCTTGGGGTGCTGCTGCCACTGGTGGCGTTATATTTAGGTAAGCTTTTGCGTCCTCATAAGCCGAGTGTCGAGAAGTATACCACATATGAAAGCGGTATTGATCCATTTCACGATTCCCGTGTACAGTTCAATGTCCGCTATTATATTTTTGCCCTTATGTTTGTTATTTTTGATGTAGAGACTGTATTTTTATACCCATGGGCTGTTGCCTATGATAAGCTGGGAGTTTTTGCGTTAATTGAGATGTTGATTTTCGTAATTATGCTGTTAATTGGCTTAATCTACGCTTGGAAGAAGAAGGTGCTACGATGGACTTAA
- a CDS encoding GntR family transcriptional regulator — MDKEKSVETESPVFLYDQVKHGIMEMINTGKIVSGQRLPNEKELCEAFDTSRITIRRALKELASEGVIEIIHGKGTFVKNVKQKIHILNLQGFSELSVATGDGNFTKEILVNQIETADKELMQYFERNEPFEVVKLVRLIKDGNNIFSVDFAYLPCDIYSGISEKIKDNVSTFKVIHDDYGIKFGKARKEMEFILPPQDLSKLLQVSRMETVIQVKKVIKDDHERPVHYSVYYLLANKVNFYIDVDMDSDLDLTE; from the coding sequence ATGGATAAGGAAAAATCTGTTGAAACAGAGAGCCCGGTGTTTTTGTATGATCAGGTAAAGCATGGCATTATGGAAATGATTAATACGGGAAAAATTGTTTCCGGCCAAAGACTGCCGAATGAGAAGGAATTATGTGAAGCCTTCGACACAAGCAGAATTACCATTAGACGAGCGTTGAAGGAACTTGCAAGCGAAGGGGTCATTGAAATCATTCATGGTAAAGGGACCTTTGTCAAAAACGTGAAACAAAAAATCCATATTCTTAATTTGCAAGGCTTTTCGGAATTGTCAGTAGCGACAGGGGATGGCAATTTTACAAAAGAAATTTTGGTTAATCAAATTGAAACCGCTGACAAAGAACTTATGCAGTATTTTGAACGTAATGAGCCATTTGAAGTAGTGAAGCTTGTACGACTAATAAAGGATGGAAACAATATCTTTAGTGTTGACTTTGCCTATTTACCTTGTGATATATACTCTGGCATTTCTGAAAAAATAAAGGATAATGTTTCAACCTTTAAAGTTATACATGATGATTACGGAATAAAGTTCGGCAAAGCGCGGAAGGAAATGGAGTTTATTCTTCCTCCTCAAGATTTAAGCAAGCTTCTTCAAGTCTCTCGAATGGAAACTGTCATTCAAGTTAAGAAAGTAATAAAGGATGATCATGAAAGACCGGTACATTACTCCGTGTACTACCTCCTTGCTAATAAAGTAAACTTCTATATTGACGTAGATATGGACAGTGATCTTGATTTAACGGAATAA
- a CDS encoding SIS domain-containing protein: protein MKTEHVNQIAAAINAVKATKVKNVYFVACGGSMASLATGDYFLNREIEIPSRVYTSNEFVHVNPPGLGEGSVVILRSHSGTTPETVAAAKFAREKGAVTIAISMEVDSPLCQEAEYTVHYNYKDGSDAIDGETGIYYSLIFGLLNAVSPNEKYERVSNQLNNLETLFESNRKLTYDRAFQFGSEYKRDKLIYTMGSGAYYHQAYSFTSCLLMEMLWIHSNAIHTGEYFHGPFEATDFDVPFLIIKGEGATRPLDERAINFAQKFSKKVEVVDVAELDYTGIDEDLKEYFGPALAGVVLRQYADGLAEHTGHPLSVRRYMWKMEY, encoded by the coding sequence ATGAAAACTGAACATGTTAACCAAATTGCGGCTGCAATCAATGCAGTTAAAGCAACAAAAGTGAAGAATGTTTATTTTGTAGCTTGTGGAGGTTCGATGGCATCCCTTGCTACTGGGGATTATTTCTTAAACAGAGAAATTGAGATTCCAAGCAGAGTTTATACTTCTAATGAATTTGTTCATGTGAACCCGCCAGGACTTGGTGAAGGAAGCGTTGTTATCCTTCGTTCACATTCAGGAACTACACCAGAAACAGTTGCTGCTGCTAAGTTTGCAAGAGAAAAAGGAGCAGTTACGATTGCAATTTCCATGGAAGTTGATTCTCCACTTTGTCAAGAAGCTGAGTATACCGTTCATTACAACTATAAGGATGGCTCAGACGCGATTGATGGAGAAACGGGTATATACTACAGCTTAATTTTCGGTCTTTTGAATGCGGTTTCACCAAATGAAAAATACGAAAGAGTATCAAATCAATTAAATAATTTGGAAACTCTTTTCGAATCAAACAGAAAATTGACTTATGATCGTGCATTCCAATTTGGAAGCGAATACAAGCGCGATAAACTGATTTATACAATGGGCAGCGGTGCTTATTACCATCAGGCATATTCGTTTACAAGCTGTTTGTTAATGGAAATGTTATGGATCCACTCTAATGCGATTCATACTGGAGAATACTTCCACGGACCATTTGAGGCAACTGACTTTGATGTTCCGTTCCTAATTATCAAAGGAGAAGGCGCTACTCGTCCATTAGATGAAAGAGCGATTAACTTTGCACAAAAATTCAGTAAAAAAGTTGAGGTTGTCGATGTAGCGGAATTGGATTACACAGGTATTGATGAAGATCTTAAAGAATACTTTGGTCCAGCTCTTGCAGGTGTTGTATTACGTCAATATGCAGATGGTTTGGCAGAGCATACAGGTCACCCGCTTTCAGTAAGACGCTATATGTGGAAAATGGAATATTAA